CGAAGGCTTTTTTATCCTTCACGATGGTCAGTTCATCGCTAAGCTTCTTAAGCTAGATCGCATTTTGCGAACAGATACGTGGCCTCTTATGTTTGCGATGCCCTGGGGCTTAACCCTTGGACCTTGGATGCACATGCCACTGCCGACGAAGTGTAAGACCCGCTACCTCGAGCCCATCAGCCTGGAAAACTACAGCCCCGAGGATGTGGACAACCCACAAGCGCTTGATGAGATCTACGACAAAGTGACCACTGCCATGCAAATCGCCATGGATGATATGGCAACTGAACGAACTTTACCTATTTTAGGCTAAATCGTACCCCCTGCCCTGGTTGAACTTCCCCAATCTCCGAAATTCCCATATGAGCGGCTTATGGCGCTTATTTCTTTACGTAATATCACAGTCGGTTTCAGCGGTCCTCCAGTGCTAGACGATGTCGAGCTCACCATCGAGCGAGGCGAACGAGTCAGTATGGTGGGGCGTAACGGCCAAGGGAAAAGTACTCTGATGAAAGTCATCACGGGTACCCTCACTCAAGACTCTGGCCAAATTGCAGTAGAAGATGGGGCCAAGATAGCTTACCTGCCCCAAGATGTGCCGCAAGGAATCGCCGGTACCATTTATGAAGTGGTTGCACAGGGCCTCGGTAATACCGCAAACCTCCTCGCGCGCTATCAAGAGCTCACTGATAAACTTGCCGACTGCCAAAGTGATGAGACACTTGAGGAATTTGAATCCCTTCAACAAGCTCTCGATGCATGTAATGGTTGGACGCTTCAACAGCAGGTTGAAGATGTACTGGGTAAACTCCAGCTTCCAGGCGACATCACATTCGATACATTGAGCGGCGGGCAAAAAAGACGCACCCTTCTCGCTCAGGCTCTGGTGGGTAAACCAGATCTACTTATTCTAGATGAGCCAACCAACCATCTCGATATATCCACCATCACCTGGCTAGAAAAAGAATTGATGCATGCCGCTGGATCCCTACTCTTCGTCACTCACGATAGAGCTTTTCTTCGTAGCCTCGCCACTCGGATCATCGATTTGGACCGCGGACAACTCAAAAGCTATCAAGGAACTTGGGAAAACTACCTCGAGAAAAAGGCTGCAGACCTGCACGCTGAAGACAAAGCCTGGGAAAACGAAGACAAAGTCCTCGCGAAGGAAGAAACTTGGATTCGTCAAGGTATCAAAGCAAGGCGCACTCGCAATGAAGGGCGCGTTAGAGCTTTGAAGCAACTGCGCGTAGAGCGTAAAGCCCGGCGAGAACGTGTGGGCAATGTCAATTTAAAAATTCAAGACAAAAAGAAATCAGGTCACGAAGTCATCGAAGCAGTCGACTTGAGCTTTGAATGGGATAACCAAAAAGTCGTTCGAGACTTCTCCCTGAATGTCACCCGAGGTGACCGTATTGGAATCATCGGACCCAACGGCTGCGGTAAAACCACACTTATTAAACTCCTTCTTGGGTCATTAGAACCCCAAAAAGGTGAGGTGCATCAAGGGACAAAACTCGAAGTCTGCTACTTTGATCAGCTACGAGGCCAGCTCGACGAGAACAAAACCGTACAAGACAACTTGTGTGATGGCGGCGATACCGTGGGTGTGGACGGAGAACGACGCCACGTCATTGGCTATTTAAAAGACTTTCTATTCTCCGCAGACCGAGCCCGCCAACCGGTTCGCGTACTCTCTGGTGGTGAACGCAACCGTTTGCTACTCGCCAAACTCTTTACACAACCTGCCAATATGCTGGTCATGGATGAGCCTACCAATGACCTTGATAGCGAAACCTTGGAGCTTCTCGAAGTACTCTTGCTCAACTTCAAAGGCACTCTATTATTAGTCAGTCACGACCGAGAGTTTTTAAACAACGTTGTCACGAGCACCATCGTATTTGACCACGATGGCGAAGTACGAAATTACGTTGGCGGCTATGATGACTGGCTTCGTCAGCGACCCGTCGAATCTGAAAAAAAGGTTGTCAAAACCGAGAACAAACCTCAGGAAAAACCGCAACAAGAAAAAGCCCGTAAGCTTAACTTCAAAGAGAAGAAAGAGCTGGAAGCATTGCCTGTTCAAATTGAAAATCTCGAAAATGAACAAGCACAACTGCACGAGAAAATTGCAGACCCTGCATTTTATCAGCAACCAGCGGACGAGGTCACCGCAGTGACCCAAAGACTCTCATCTCTTGAAAAAGAGCTAGAAGACGTCTACGAGCGGTGGTCTGAACTCGATGCCATTGCCTCAGCTTGAAGCTTAAGCACCTTCTGCAGTACAGACATAAACTGTGCCTGTTTCTGAACTGATCCCTGCACAAGTAGAGTTCTGCGTGGTGCACATCGACACATCGGCACTCCCCTCTGCATTCGTACAGGAAGGTAAACAAATGGTACCACTGTTTCCGTTAGGCCCAGCCATCTCTTTACAATAACCCAGCGCGCCGTTTTCGTTGGTTGGCACACATTGAGTTCCCTGCATTGCTGTACCCGGTACATCACCGGATGAACAAGCCGAAAGACTCGGAGTTAAACAAACATTGGAAGCGCTATCACAGCCGACAAAAGAATAGACCGAGCAATCTGAATCAGACGAGCAGCCAGCGTCCGGGTTTAAACAAGCCTTGTAATCTGCCCGGGCACCATCTGTGCTTCCGGTTGTCATGTATTGCGTATATGCACCCATTCCAACCAAATCGAGATGCTGGCAAAAAGACATGTTGCTATCGGTCGAATCCGAAGCAACACAACTGTTGCTTGAACAATCTGGCAAACAAATCGAGCCGTCCCCATTATTCACACAACGACCAGCCTCATTTGCATCTTCAACCCCATCTAAATCGGAATCCACGGTACATGCAGTACCCGTAG
This genomic interval from Deltaproteobacteria bacterium contains the following:
- a CDS encoding ATP-binding cassette domain-containing protein, which translates into the protein MALISLRNITVGFSGPPVLDDVELTIERGERVSMVGRNGQGKSTLMKVITGTLTQDSGQIAVEDGAKIAYLPQDVPQGIAGTIYEVVAQGLGNTANLLARYQELTDKLADCQSDETLEEFESLQQALDACNGWTLQQQVEDVLGKLQLPGDITFDTLSGGQKRRTLLAQALVGKPDLLILDEPTNHLDISTITWLEKELMHAAGSLLFVTHDRAFLRSLATRIIDLDRGQLKSYQGTWENYLEKKAADLHAEDKAWENEDKVLAKEETWIRQGIKARRTRNEGRVRALKQLRVERKARRERVGNVNLKIQDKKKSGHEVIEAVDLSFEWDNQKVVRDFSLNVTRGDRIGIIGPNGCGKTTLIKLLLGSLEPQKGEVHQGTKLEVCYFDQLRGQLDENKTVQDNLCDGGDTVGVDGERRHVIGYLKDFLFSADRARQPVRVLSGGERNRLLLAKLFTQPANMLVMDEPTNDLDSETLELLEVLLLNFKGTLLLVSHDREFLNNVVTSTIVFDHDGEVRNYVGGYDDWLRQRPVESEKKVVKTENKPQEKPQQEKARKLNFKEKKELEALPVQIENLENEQAQLHEKIADPAFYQQPADEVTAVTQRLSSLEKELEDVYERWSELDAIASA